The following DNA comes from Sorex araneus isolate mSorAra2 chromosome 5, mSorAra2.pri, whole genome shotgun sequence.
CCAAACAGAGAACAATTAAGGTTTGGAAAGGTGCTTTTAAGCCATTCCCTGACTGGGCTCCTTCCTGGCCTGCTTCCTTCCTGCACCTGCTGTCATAGTTTTAATGCTTTGACCCCTGCCCCATTTACATTATTTTCACCTGTAACCTCTCTAAAATATCCTGGACCCATGGGAGGCAGAAGTTGTGTGGCCCctagttgagaaatgctgctctcagttatttctgtttgtttagtttgggggcactGCTCAGTGTGTCTCCCTggcagggggaccatgtggagtgccagggatcaaacctggtctaaTGTGCAAGATCCTCCCCTCTgaattatctttccagtcccagctCTCAATGATTTTAGgctactgaaagaaaaaaaatccttgggtAAAATGCTGTTTTGAGAGCAATTAATGATCTGAGAGATCCTTGACAGTCCTGTTCAGTCTTGCCTAAAATATTCAAGCCACTTTTCAACATCTTTattgtcttcattttgttttggttttgttctgttttaaggccacacctgactgacagtgctcaggacactcctgagtacagagctcaggggaccatgagcaGAGCCTGggtcgagcctgggtcagcctcaccAAGGAAGCACCTTAGCTGTTGGGGAGGATTTTGAGATTGCTCTCAACTTTGGCCCTTCCTAGTGCCTTTGGAAAGGCAAACAAGAATGCAGCTCAATCCACAAAACAAATTAGAGTgtcttcagggggctggagcaatacagtacagcaggtagggcgtttaccttgcatgtggctgacctgggttcaattcccggcatcccatatggtcccccgaagtgagcaccaccaggagtaattcctgagtgcatgagccaggagtaacctctgtgtgtcactgggtgtgacccaaaaagcaaacaacaacaaaaaaaagagtgtctTCAGAAATAGCACTCGTGGGTCAAGAAGGAGAGCTGCATGATGAGGAAATGTGCCTGGGGATGGGTCACAGATGTTGAAACTCCAAAGAAAGTCCCTAAGGTGTAGAAATAAGATGTCAACAGATCCGGGGGCAGGTCAGGAAGGACAGGTtatgggggagaaaaaaagagggaaagaaaacctAACCAGTtttatgaaggaaaaataaagtgaataagATGTGAAGTCATTCAATCAACGAATGTTTACTGAGCAACTACTTTGTACAAAGTCTGGGGAGAACTACTGAGGTGCAGTAGTGAACATGACTAATAGAGCATTTGTCTAAGTAGCCTATGCTGGGGCTGAAGGAGAAACACAAGCCAGGAAGAGAGATCAAAGAGCTGAGCACAGGCCCTGCTTGCACAATGCCCCGAGTTAGACcccctgtaccacatggtcctgctgagcactgctgctatCGATCCTGTTGGTTCCTAAACACTGGCCAGAGTACTGACCTGTCCAGTCGGTGATCCAGCATTACCTGGCATGGGTCCTGTTCCTCTCAGCTCTGCCTGGGTATCTTCCCGAAGCCCCCGAGAGGAAATGCAGAACTGGATGGGACTCCCATGCCTCAGGAGGGACACACTTGGGCCGGCCTGGACCCGGTGCTCACCACACTCAGGTCAGAGGGGGCTGGGGCTCCCATGAGCTGGGGCTGTGCATGCTGTGGAGAGCTAGCACCTCCCAATTCAGGGGTCCTCACTCATCTTTCATAGCTAGAGAGGTGGAGGGTGTGGTTGAATTGAAAGAGCCCCGCCCAGGCCCAGCCAGGCCCGTGTCCACTGCACAGCCCCTCCTGAGGGCCCCCAGCAGCACCTGTGTGCTCTGACCGCTTGCTGTGAAGTGGCCCCAGAGCAGGTGCGTGATGGCCTGCCCTCGCCTCTGCCTTGGGGAAGAACAAGGTTCTAggtgctggggcggggctggTGTGGAGAAGCCCTAGTCTGAGGCAGAGCATGTGCAGACCCAAGCAGGCGGAAGCCACCGCGTGAGGGATGAGCCTGCCCGGTGGTCTGAGGCCCCGAAGCTCACCTAGTGGGTGGTGGCTGCGCGGGGcctggggaccctctgtgggCTGAGTCCTAACACTCGGAAAAGTTTATATTGGCTGAGGCTTGAGCTGCTGGCGAGATGCCAcccaagggccagagaaatggtgtGGGGACGAGGCCACGCTAAGGCCTTGCCTTATGTGCGGCTGTCCGTGGATGGGCCAGTGGCACCCCACAGAgcccctgggcccagccaggtgtgacccgaccCCCGCCCCACGTGTTGAaaatggagtgtggagagatagcacaggagaacgtgccttgcatgtggctgaccccataTGATGCCCCGAGCTCtgcctgtgatccctgagcacagagccaggagtccgagAAGAGCCAGGTACTGGGAGTGGAGCTTCCTTGGGGCGATGCCCAACACTGAAACCTATCTCTGACCCGGAGCGGGCACCCGTGTGCGGTGGTTGAGTCAAACAATGTACCGAGACAGGACAGCTCAGAGGGAActgcagagggagaggaggaggaggatgggggcgCAGACAGCGTGGTCCTATGGGGCAGGTGTGGACAAGCTGAGGGCATTGAATCCTCATTGCTTATAGGGTGGTAGGCACCACGCTGGTGCCCTGTCTCAGTCTTGTAACCTCCCTACGCTCCCAGGAGTCTGCGGGCAGACCCCTCGCCCGCTGCACGGGCCCCCGCTCACCTGCAGGTGGTGGGCTGTGAGGACTGGCCTCCGCCCCGGGCACCAGCTCTCCTCCACCATCTGTCTCAGTGCCCGGAGGCACCGCCGGCGGCATCCGCCATCCTCATCCAGCTGTGCCAGCAGCTCGTGCTCTGCCCGCAGGAAGCTCAGCTGCCAATGGTAACTGGAACAGGCCAGCAAGGTAAAGCCGAGTGACTGGCAGAGACAAACAGGGCGTGTCAGAGGAAAGCTACTGTGGGCTGAAAGCACCCCAGAGCAGGGCACCAGCCCTCTAAGGCTCAGGCTCCAGGTCCTGCTCTTCCAGCTCAGCCTGCGGGGTCTGCACATCCAACAGGGTCTCGGGTGGTTGGAGGGAGACCACCCCAGCGGGGGGAGCGGTGTTCCTCCTGAGGCGGGGGGTCAGTGTGTGGCCCACAGGCTGGTAGAACTCGGCTCTGGCTGGCCAAGGCCCTGCgtgccctctccctgcctccctcctgccgTACCTTGATGCACTTCACTCTCTCCAGGGTAGGCCAGCGCTGCAGACATCTTGGCCAGCGGGCTTTCTCGGACCAGACACTGGGAATGTCGATGGCTGGGGCCAGCTGCAGCTCCACGGGGCCTCCCGTGGTTTCCAGCTCGAGCCACACAGCACTGCTGTTGGGGAGCATGCAGACCTTCCCTGGTAGGGAGACAGGAGAAAGTTTAGCTCAACAAGCACACGTAAAGGGCATAGGGTTTAGAGAAAGACCAGCCAAGACGTTTCCTGGAGGAAGTGGTGCATGCCCAGGCTTGCTCCTAgctcggtgctcagagatcactcctggtggggttcgggacCATAGGTGgctctggggattgagcctggattggctgtgtgcccTACATTTCtcccatctctccaaccccccaacAAGGTTTTTatggtgttttcttttaaatgaacaGATTCTTCTCACAAGCCTCAAGGAAAGAAACAGCTGTAAGTCCAACGACAGGGGTCAGTGTTTGCTGCTGTGAGACGGATGCAGCCATGCTCCCATTTCCCTGCCCAGTCACCTGGATGTTTCATTGCGGCCCATGAACAGGCTGTCCCCCTTCTTACCCTCTGCCCTTGGTGGAGCTGGGCTAAGTTATTTCTCATCTAAGCCACACCCTCTTGGGGCCATCACTCCCACTAGCCATTGCATCTACCCAGCcacaaatatatttatcataagTCTATCTTACCAACTCTGAGGATGTCAGAGCCATTGGCTTCTGGGGCCCCATGAGCACAAAGGAGCCCCCCTGCCTTGTTACAACCAAAGAGCTCTACATTGGGTAGAGCTTTCCAGCTTGTAGAATAGAATTCATTTCTGATCTGGTCTTCCTTCTGCCAAAGATTACAGTAATTTTTACTTATGTGCTTCCATTGTAGACCAGGATGAATGATCTGGAATTGGGATtgatttgttttcccttttccttgctaagagaagaaaatggaaattcaTCCATTCATTGTATCAGGcttctcaaaagaaaaagattccTCTCCTTGGCTGGGATGGGTGGTGAAGAACTTACTGTCTGCCTCTCATCAGAGCTGTGCTGGCAGGAATATGACGTTGTCTGGCGCATCAGTATGATGTACTGAAAGCACCTTCTCGTGTCAGCCATGTGTGAATCTCTTACTTTCACTCTCACTATTAATTGTGTTGCAAAGTGAAGAGGTGAGTAAATTCAGGAACTAGCCTGCCTTTCCCTCATCCTGCTGTTCTCTTACCGGATATCTGATCTTTGGGGAGGGGTTCATTAAAAGCAGTGtaggggctcaggggctactcctgactctgtgctcagtagaccatgtgtggtgctggggatcaaactggggttagtaGCAAGCAAGGTAAACACTTCACCTATTGTACTGTCTATACAATACCTCTAATTGTATGCCTAATGCCTCAACATTTTAGGTTTTCATGtgcaaaaaagatagaaaaagagtTCTTACCCTATCGGTTGCTGCAAAAACTGAATCTAGTCACCCACAGATACATCTTACATAGAGAACAAATGTATTCAACATGAGCTATTTTTATAATAGACCTCTCAAAACTGTTCTGTCTAGACAAGCAAAGGTACACACAAACCCTTTTCTTTCTCTACAAATGAACTACAAGGTTCAGCATTTTGCCGTTTTCCTTTAATTATTTAGCACAGGCATTTTTTATaactgtgtatgtatatacacacatacctcattcttttttcattttttttctcattttatgtgGGGGCACCTCCCAAGTGGTGTTTAGGAGTCCAGGAGAGTCACAcgggcaattcttggccaactggactGGAGGGTCAGTTCAAGAGTTTCCTGAGACATGTAATTGGGGGTCTCCAGGGTTGCACCTAGAAATGTTTGGGAACCagttggtaccagggatcaaacttgggtcaggcacatgccagGTGCATGGACTCTAATTTCTATATTATCTGCTAATCCTCATTCCTTTTAAAAGCTGTGTCTTTGGTGCTAGAGAGATAAAACTTTGGGTAAGACAACAGACTTTGGTTTcattccaagccctgccaggagtgatccctgagtacaaaggcagaaccaggagtaaaccctgacctccactgggtgtagccccaaaaccaaccaaccaaacaaacaaagactgtATCTCTGGACACTGCACAGAGGTAGTCTAATTTGGTCAACTTTTCTTTGTTAGctatttgataattccatttatttattcttataaacCCTTTGGTCATGGATAGTCTTAGCatattttttgtgtatatataggaatatatttctagaagtagaattgcttAACTGTCAAGGATAAGACacattataaaactaaaaatgaacaaattgcCCCTTCTAAAGAAGGTACCAATTTACACTTTCAAGAACAGTGTACCAGAAGCCAGTCTCCAggatccacccctcccccaaccactATCACACGTACTCTCTCCTGTCAACATTTTAGGTAGCTTAATGGACCTTTCTtagaatatttgttgaatgaagactttttttccctattagccatttacattctttttctgtgatacatattttgtcatttttttctagtgGTCCTTCTCATACTCTTTCTGAACTGGTTTATAAACACTCTTcacaatgaagaaaatgaacTTTTTTCCCAGTTTGAaattgtaaatgagaaaggaCTGGGTCTTGTGAAACACACTGGAGAAACCAAACTATGAGGAGTTcaagcgatagtatagtgggtagggcatttgccttggcatCGAAGGACAggggtttaatcctggcatctaatatggtcctctgggcacagctggaagtaagccctgagcatttctgattgtggccaaaaaccaaagaaaggaagaaactaaactctgagtgtgtgtgcacatgtatgcacatgtattATTCCACTATCTTGTATTCTAAGTTTGGGACTATCAAACCTTGCTAGTTCATtaagggctctggattttgtgttTCAGTATAAGTTAGTAGTTTCCAGATGAGGACTCTCAACACCTGGGGCTGTACAGATGGCTGGATGATATTATAGTAGGAAATGTGCTAAAAGGTATAACGCTTGTTAGGTGACTAAGgtccagagagctaggacaggggggaaggcatttgacttgcatgtggtcagcccctGCATCACATGTGATCCCCAAatgattgccaggagtgatccctgggcacagagtctgAGTAGCCCCTGAAAACACTGTGGGATGTAGTTTCCAAGTCCATCAAATAAAAAAGTCACTAACTGTTTCAGTGACTATCAAGGAAAGAGTACAGAGTCTGAAGCTCATCCACCTACACAAGAAAGCAATCTGTTTAACCCCCCTGGGTTGGTGATAGGAGAAGAGAAGAATTCATCATTCATATTAAGGTCTTGGACACATGAGATGACGCAGAAATGTCACCTCCACACAGGAACATGTGCTCTAGGGAGCATCCAGGTCGCAGGCTGTTTAGGAACAAATGGTAACTGCCAGAAGTGTCTCTTCTATTTAGCTCACCTGAGAGGTGACAGGCTCCAATTGCATTTTCCACCAACTTCCGGAACACCTGGAGGACCTTGGCAGGCACAATGTCCCCCTCAATGTTCACATCTGCCTTGTGCCACTGCCAGAGGCTCTTCACAAACTGCTCCACCTCCAGCCACTGGTGTAGGCCTTCAGGCTCCCTCAGCGGGCAGGGCAGTCTGGTGCCCTGTAAGGTGTAGTATCGCCAGCGCCTCTCACGAGCTTCCCGGTAACCAGCTAGACCTTTCACTGGGACCGTGACAAGGAACTGAGTGGGTGCTAaaacctggggtgggggaaggagagagaatgaggatGAGAAACCCTCACAGCCTAGACCTGTGCGGCCAGGCAGCCTGGCTGAAGGCTCAGACCTCGGGTGTAATGAGATGGACAGATGCTCCACCCAGAGCCTGTGGCTCGAGGAGCCCATCCCTGGCCTGTCACTGGCTCGCTGCAATGCATCAGGCACATGCATTAACTCACTGAGTACTTGGCTTCATGAATCAGTGAGCCAAAAGAGTGAACTTGACCTAGAACCCCAGAGGGCACCTAAAGTTTAGGCTGAGCAGAGGAAGGAACCAGCATCTATGCAATGAGGGACTAAGTGGAGTGTTTCCTATGCATTGGCTCCTTTGATCTTCATGAGATGGACTCGATGAACATCCCCAAGAGGAGGGGCTACAAGTCTCCCCAGGGACTGAGGAGTGGTAGAGCTAGGATTTGCGCTCAGAGCTACTGAGGGTGAGCTTGAAGGTTGTTTTTTTATCCTTGCTTTCTCTCAGTGAAGCATGAATGACCTGAAACGGGAGAGAGATCTGATATATCAAAACGGGGAAAAGAATGGGAGAGGAAGTGAAAGAATGACACAAAatactcttctttctttctgtctgtgcTGAAGATACACAGCCAGGATTAATAACTAAACCTTCAaatgaaagatgaaataaaagcctgtttgttttcttatttcagtGCCAGGGAATCAAGCATATCGAGTGGAGCTGTATCCTTCACCCAAAGCCTGTTGATTCAGACAAAGTGACTATACAGATGATTCTAAGTTTAGTTGGGGAAAGGAAGCAATCAAACCTACAGGGTCCTTCATTGTAGGAACCAGTTAAGTCAGAAAACAGTCTGGCCAGTAATCCATGAGCTACACACAATGGTCAAAGTCCCATCTCCCCCATGGGAATTTGCTCTTTGACCACATCACCTGGCAGCTACAACACCTTGAACCTTTCCTGCCAGTCAGCTGCTGAGCGGGGTGTTACCTCCTCTTCTTGGAAATTATGACAGTGAAACTTGGTTAATCTTTGCCCAGTGCTCAGTCATTGCCAAcccagggatgaatagagacgtctGCAGCGACTGATAGGGCCTCACTCTCAAAGAACCAAAAGGGTCTGGGAATGAAAAAAATGGGGGCAGAGGATCTAAAACACAGCATTTAAAATCTACCCTTTGTTTGAATCTGATGCGCACAAAGAGTGCAACTATCATGATGCAGGTCTTGTAAATAGGGTTTAATAAATACTTGCTGAAAAGAGGAATTTAAAATACATGCATATTGTTGAATTTGTCCAATAACAACATAAAAAGCTATTTTCATATGCTCCAGTGAAGCTATTTTCAAAACTTAATATGAGGACATGATGCATAAGTAGAAAATATATCTTGTTATAAATTTTTACTGAGGCTATAGTAGAACGGTTTCTTGGATAGttttagaaaaagttaaaaagttagGAAAAGTCTGGTGTGAGAAATAGGGCATGGACACGTTTATGTTTGCTATAGATGAGAGGAATTGTTCTGAGCCCATTGAAATGAGATAAAGAAGCATGGAGGTGCAGAATGCAGAACTTCACTGCTCTAACTGTGATATCGTTCCACAAAGTTGTCATCAGGTTTGGAGGAACTCACTCCCGGGAGAACAGGCCCCTACTCCAGTGCAGACATGCTGTACCATAACCCCTGCCGACAGCCCTGTGTGATCCCTCAGCTGCATCCAGGCCGCAAGGCTGGTCTGCACGTCCGAATGgcacctcttttattttcttccgcCTTCCACCTGCAATCCATAGACTATCACTTTGTACAGTTTTTCTCATCAACACTTATCTGAGTTTTTTTCACTCATCCCCAGTTTATTCAGCAGGGACTTAATAAACAGATGGGTGTTTACCTGAATCTAATCAGAGAGTGGGCTTGGCAATTCTCCTGGTCTGAGTTCTGGCTTTTAGGCCAGCATAACTTGATTGAGTCATGTgacttttggttttgcttttttaattttatttttgttttgggccatacctacagtgctcaggacttactcctggctctgtacttggagaGCACctctgatggtgcccagggaaaCACATGTAGGCTCGAACCTACATTAGTAGTGTACAAGTCAGGcatctacacactgtactatctctttggtccttgactttaaaaaaaaaactatttattttgggtttgtggatcgcatcaagcagtgctcagaggcttatCTGTGGTCCATGGGGTTAGTGATACACAAagctggtactatctctctggcatctcatttggCTTCTTTTAAACCTTAGTTTTTCCATCTGCAAAGCCAGCATATGGAGGCTCAGATGAGAGAACACCTATAAAGTGTGCTTGTTCTGGTGGACTCAGTGGTGTGAGTGCCTGCCACATCCTgagacccaccccacccccacttcttgGCTTCAGGCTTGGGGACTTGGTAACAGAGAACTAACTTACTTTAATGTTTCCATTACATGTGTCGGAATAAGGGATGGCTTGAAATCTAATATCCTGGAGGCTTATTTCTGTGGTCAGACGGTTGATGACTTTTTGCACCTCTTCCACCATCTGGGAAAGCCACTGGCACCTCTGCTCTACCTGAGAGAGGGAAAGGCAAAAGCGGTTAGTTCTGTGGGAGCCCCCATGACACAGACAAAGGAAACTTCAAGACAACCAGTGGTGTGTGACCTAAAGAGCTAGCTCAGGACAATCCTGCCCTCCCACGGACTTGGGGAAGATGAACTTCAGTCTCATGACATTCCCTAGCATCTCAACATTCTCTCAGCAGCAGCACCAATGTTGATAAGGCACTCCCTCCAGGCTCACTGCCTGTCTCAGTCAGAGCATGGTGGCAAGCAAGAAGGCAGCACAAGACAGAGATGCATACCCTCTGGCTCAACAGGTgagatatatgtctgtgtctctgtgaatGCCTGTTATattgtacatgcatgtgtatatagaCATGTATGAGTACACACTTGTGTATATAATGTGTGataaatcaaaagagaaatataaCACAGGTACAGGACTAGAGCAGAAAGGACCTGCTGTTTTCTTATTTGGggaactcagcagtgctcagggaactggggccactcctggtggtgctcagattttGTGTTGCCTGGGGGTCCACATGGAGCTGAGATCAAAGCCCAGGGCCTTGTCACTTGGCCATGTCTCCAGTCTTAAGGGCTGCTAGTTTAGACTGGGTGGTAGGGAAGTTTTCTCTAGAGAGGTGACATTTGAGTGGTGCCTTGCCGCATCTTGCAAAAGCAAGATTCTGGACAAGGTCtgtagaaaaatgaaagaaatagcaGAAATCATGTTTTTCAGTCTTGGCAGAGAATAGAAGAAGCCACTCTGGAAGACTGGAGGACATTAGACCTGCTCAGGCGTCAGAAATTCGATCATATAcagaggttaaaaaataaaaataatataaagggtTACTAGATAGCAGTCAATCTAGTGGGTATgaagaaatattatgaaatagctatgtctggggtcagagagagagacacagagagagagagagtatagtagaGAAGGTGTTTGTCTTCTACATGTCTGGCCAATGCagtttcaattcctgacaccatatatgatcAGATAGATTATATATGGTCCGCCAGAGTCTTccattagtgatccctgaacatggagtcagaaataagccaagaaagaaagaaggaaagaaagaaagaaagaaagaaagaaagaaagaaagaaagaaataaagaaagaaagaaagaaagaaagaaagagagagagaaaaagaaagaaagaaagaaagaaagaaagaaagaaagaaagaaagaaagaaagaaagaaagaaagaaagaaagaaagaaagaaagaaagagaaggaaggaaggaaggaaggaaggaaggaaggaaggaaggaaggaaggaaggaaggaaggaaggaaggaaggaaggaaggaaggaaggaagagtcaAATTTTCAGAAGATGATGAGAACTAGGCTAACTTCCCAAATCTTTTAATTCCATTGGTGAGTCCATAGAACATAAtggtggttttatatatatatatatatatgtatatatggtttatatatatggttttatctatatgtatctatgcatatatacatacatacatatatataaataatgtattttgttttccaaattaaGAAACTAACAAAATATTTATCACTACTGATATTAATATCAATGATATTCATAAAATCATcaatgtgtgcatgaatgtgtgtgtgtttgtgtgtttgtatgtgtgtgtttgaagtgctggggataaaaccaggctctcacatatgcaagacatttgctctaccactgaactttTCCTTGacattataaaatcattttaacttATCAAAGTATCAGAAAGAGATAACAGACTCACACAATGTTCTGTCTATCAGAAAAACATTCTCTATTGTGAATCTCTTCTACAAATTGTGCTTCACTTGATGGTAGAATTTTCTTAAGGATCAGGATGCCATACATGCTTTGGAAAACATTCATTATAGATGGCTAGTAGCTACTCTTCAGGACCTGCTTTGATTTCTGAAGGtcaaagtcagaaaaaaagaaatacttttctggAACCTAGAACCCCATATTTTAGTTTCAGTTCTCTTCACCCATCATTTCTGCTCAAGATCTTATAATTGGAAGAGATCTCAATTACAATATCCTGAGAAGATACTGtagaaaaccagagtgcccatttgtggagtatagaataacatcacatgaggctgacacccaaggacagtagatacaagggccagggggattgccccatagctggaagactgcttcatgagtggaggggagaaggcagatggaatagaaaaggggtcactaagaaaatgatggctggaggaaccagttgggatgggagatgcatgcaaaaAGTGGATAATggaacaaatatgatgacctctcagagtctgtgttgcaagccataatgcccaaaagtagagagagagagtatggggaatattgtctgccatagaggcagggggagggtgggaaagggggttttacccgggatatcagtggtggagaatgtgcactggtggagggatgggtgtttgatcattgtgagattgtaacccaaacatgaaagcttgtaactaactcagtgattcaataaaatttaaaaatataataataataataataataaaaagaaaaccagagtGCCAAAGTGGCTCTGCTTATGTCACACTGGTCACTGGGAGCAAAGTCAGATCAAGTACACCTCTTCTTCCTGTCACATTTTACCCCTCTCTCAAGTAGAAACTCCAGTAGTAGCACCTACTCTATATCCTCACCCCGAACTTcaggaaaaattattaaatatcaaGT
Coding sequences within:
- the MAB21L3 gene encoding protein mab-21-like 3 → MKSLTAENLEECLMSKVEQRCQWLSQMVEEVQKVINRLTTEISLQDIRFQAIPYSDTCNGNIKVLAPTQFLVTVPVKGLAGYREARERRWRYYTLQGTRLPCPLREPEGLHQWLEVEQFVKSLWQWHKADVNIEGDIVPAKVLQVFRKLVENAIGACHLSGKVCMLPNSSAVWLELETTGGPVELQLAPAIDIPSVWSEKARWPRCLQRWPTLERVKCIKSLGFTLLACSSYHWQLSFLRAEHELLAQLDEDGGCRRRCLRALRQMVEESWCPGRRPVLTAHHLQTVLFWTCEKYPHGKDWRAFGKAFLRLARRLHRCVRQRFLRHYFVRKSNLLHQACPRELDAVAQKLACFLKNPQPSPP